One Helianthus annuus cultivar XRQ/B chromosome 12, HanXRQr2.0-SUNRISE, whole genome shotgun sequence genomic region harbors:
- the LOC110894439 gene encoding probable pectinesterase 8, which produces MTFRYTNFRYANVLSLLVAVLASTHFLSTNLQYVKHLFEEFKAISLSPQPVVIRLDGHHHHHHGKKASKVDMCDTFPSDSIPPDTNTTTTFCVDHNGCCNFTTVQAAVDAVITLNPKRTLIWINSGIYFEKVIIPKTKPNITFQGQGYTSTAIVWNDTANSAHGTFYSGSVQVFSTNFAAKNISFMNVAPIAKPGEVGAQAVAIRVAGDQASFWGCGFFGAQDTLHDDRGRHYFKDCYIQGSIDFIFGNAKSLYEDCQLISMAPPLPMGQKSINGVVTAHGRASADEDSGFAFVRCAIGGTGRIWLGRAWRPFSKVVFAYTFMSDIVAPEGWNDFNDPSRDQSIFYGEYMCMGGGANTSTRVPYAQKLNDTQASMFLNASFINAEQWLQPQL; this is translated from the exons ATGACTTTTCGATATACAAATTTCCGATATGCAAACGTGTTATCTCTTCTCGTCGCGGTTTTAGCGAGCACACATTTTCTATCTACAAATCTACAATATGTCAAACACCTCTTCGAGGAGTTCAAGGCTATCTCATTATCCCCACAACCGGTTGTTATAAGGTTAGAtggtcaccaccaccatcatcatggGAAAAAGGCTAGTAAAGTTGACATGTGTGATACTTTCCCTAGTGATTCTATACCTCCCGATACAAATACCACGACGACGTTTTGTGTTGATCATAACGGGTGTTGTAACTTTACAACTGTTCAAGCAGCGGTTGATGCAGTAATTACACTCAACCCTAAGAGAACTCTAATATGGATCAATAGTGGCATTTACTT TGAAAAGGTAATAATCCCAAAGACAAAACCCAATATAACGTTTCAAGGGCAAGGATATACATCAACCGCGATAGTATGGAACGACACGGCTAATAGCGCACATGGCACGTTCTATAGCGGGTCCGTGCAAGTGTTTTCTACAAACTTTGCAGCTAAGAACATTAGCTTCATG AATGTGGCTCCGATAGCTAAGCCAGGTGAAGTGGGAGCACAAGCTGTAGCGATTAGAGTAGCAGGAGATCAAGCTTCATTTTGGGGGTGTGGCTTTTTTGGAGCTCAGGATACACTTCATGATGATAGAGGTCGACATTACTTCAAGGATTGTTATATTCAAGGTTCAATCGACTTCATTTTCGGCAATGCAAAATCATTATACGAG GATTGTCAGTTGATCTCGATGGCACCACCGTTACCAATGGGCCAAAAGAGCATAAACGGAGTAGTGACAGCACATGGAAGAGCATCCGCTGACGAAGATAGCGGTTTTGCATTCGTGAGATGCGCCATTGGGGGTACTGGAAGGATATGGTTAGGTAGAGCATGGAGGCCCTTCTCCAAGGTTGTCTTCGCTTATACATTTATGTCCGACATAGTTGCCCCTGAAGGCTGGAATGACTTCAACGACCCCTCTAGAGACCA GAGTATATTCTATGGAGAGTACATGTGCATGGGTGGAGGAGCTAACACATCTACAAGAGTTCCATATGCCCAAAAACTCAATGACACTCAAGCCTCTATGTTTCTTAATGCTTCTTTTATAAACGCTGAGCAATGGCTGCAACCCCAACTCTGA
- the LOC118484931 gene encoding uncharacterized protein LOC118484931 translates to MNYNMNGWERTIPELHQMLKTAKTNIPTKGNPVLAIREGRITKKKQSKGKGKASKQDKGKGKKVATPKAKPHKDAKCFHCDEIGHWKRNCPKYLAELKLKKLQIGESSGTKKD, encoded by the exons atgaactataacatgaatgggTGGGAAAGAACGATCCCAGAGTTGCATCAGATGCTAAAAACTGCTAAGACAAACATCCCAACGAAGGGCAATCCAGTGCTGGCGATCAGGGAAGGAAGAATTACCAAGAAGAAGCAATCCAAGGGAAAAGGCAAGGCGAGTAAGCAAGACAAGGGCAAAGGCAAAAAGGTTGCCACTCCAAAGGCAAAGCCTCATAAAGATGCCAAGTGTTTTCACTGTGATGAGATCGGGCATTGGAAGAGGAATTGTCCCAAGTACTTGGCTGAGTTGAAGCTTAAGAAGCTGCAGATTGGAGAATCCTCAG GGACTAAAAAGGATTAG